One Actinomycetota bacterium DNA segment encodes these proteins:
- a CDS encoding cytochrome c3 family protein has product MRAAWRITGYFLAISLAAAAVLGPAAMAVAAPMPTGHEGFASDPQICYVCHRTHTATSENLLYSTAGMCLTCHRNGTGADTDVTSGIYNRPVGSLRHGGPWGEVGTPLLGGSFTSIDTDGDGIAEPTVNGTDPTNPGTSQHDIGVTQTPFGSASGASMKLDCTSCHTMHTGFNSPVQYRSLRLRVGDATSALPVAWNGPWFWNGSDPASAVFTTPKSGSYMAYTDVQFGTGQTWDNLSEPPATVGAPIEYTRNYNAGLSAWCSGCHTVYEQPISVYDAGDGAGDRARYRHKTDVPLTGGAGSRLNVTLGAPSTNLPLTDQLPLGRSADDTINCLTCHRAHGTTAKMDRMAGAIPAANRGILPSMTTSMLLRLDNRAVCADCHGYLSKSGL; this is encoded by the coding sequence ATGCGGGCCGCGTGGAGAATTACCGGTTATTTTCTAGCCATAAGTTTAGCGGCCGCGGCGGTTCTGGGGCCTGCTGCGATGGCCGTCGCCGCGCCCATGCCCACCGGCCATGAGGGATTCGCCAGTGATCCCCAGATCTGCTACGTGTGCCACCGTACGCATACCGCGACGTCCGAGAACCTTCTCTACAGCACGGCCGGTATGTGTCTGACTTGCCACCGGAACGGGACCGGCGCCGACACCGACGTTACCAGCGGGATTTACAACAGGCCGGTGGGATCGCTTCGTCACGGCGGACCGTGGGGCGAAGTAGGCACTCCGCTCCTGGGTGGAAGTTTTACGAGCATTGACACGGATGGCGACGGTATAGCCGAGCCGACCGTTAACGGCACCGACCCGACTAATCCGGGAACGTCGCAGCACGACATCGGGGTTACCCAGACACCGTTCGGCTCGGCCAGCGGCGCCTCGATGAAACTGGACTGCACCTCGTGCCACACCATGCACACCGGATTCAATTCGCCGGTCCAGTATCGTTCGTTGCGTTTGCGGGTAGGCGACGCGACGTCCGCTTTACCGGTAGCCTGGAACGGGCCGTGGTTCTGGAACGGGTCCGATCCGGCCAGTGCGGTCTTTACGACGCCGAAATCGGGCTCTTACATGGCCTATACGGACGTCCAGTTCGGGACGGGACAGACCTGGGACAATTTGAGTGAACCGCCGGCAACGGTCGGCGCGCCGATAGAATACACAAGAAACTATAACGCGGGTTTAAGCGCCTGGTGCAGCGGCTGTCACACCGTTTATGAGCAGCCAATCAGCGTTTACGACGCGGGCGACGGGGCTGGTGACCGCGCGCGTTACCGGCATAAGACCGACGTGCCGTTGACCGGAGGGGCCGGATCAAGGCTGAACGTGACCCTTGGGGCGCCCAGCACTAATCTTCCCCTGACCGACCAATTGCCTCTAGGTCGTTCGGCAGATGATACAATCAATTGTCTGACCTGCCATAGAGCTCACGGGACCACAGCTAAGATGGACAGAATGGCGGGAGCGATACCGGCGGCGAACCGCGGTATCTTGCCCAGCATGACGACGAGTATGCTGTTGAGACTGGATAACAGGGCGGTCTGCGCGGATTGCCATGGCTATCTGAGTAAATCCGGTCTTTAG
- a CDS encoding ethylbenzene dehydrogenase-related protein: MPVFSESATGFLNIRFRLTCALFLAVLIVVVTAGCARKSGRAPAAPGRKTVLLSVSVSRAPVLDGSGSDGVWASAKEVRLTTRPLYDSQKTAAPPVVRLTSVHTKDVIYFRAVWDDPDSDDGKLYWQFDGKSWHRKINSDKIGFLWDIKGSLPGFAKQGCGAVCHNEDPAQPDTWTMRVARKGPSDVPLGDAWLWAPGVMNLVSVVDDGLMAPLNFNTLTGDRPSGFMPYSVLRFDNGDAGTKQYWTRNLENPAGDNKDKKDEAPSFKLNNGLTFEDTPFPRQDQVEPITDYSIFKAGDKVPLIEFFDLTANYNRGRFPNGKPEGSRLDISGQGAWTKGVYTLEFGRKTNTGHLDDVQFQSAFNKNLLPVGAVAVFNDAKKEHFVTDPLTLVLE, from the coding sequence ATGCCTGTTTTCTCCGAATCCGCCACCGGTTTCCTTAATATCCGCTTCCGTTTAACATGCGCGTTGTTTTTGGCTGTGTTGATTGTGGTGGTGACGGCGGGCTGCGCTCGTAAATCAGGCCGCGCCCCGGCCGCTCCCGGAAGGAAAACCGTTTTGCTCAGCGTTTCCGTAAGCCGCGCGCCGGTCCTCGACGGGTCGGGTAGCGACGGCGTTTGGGCTTCCGCCAAGGAGGTGCGGCTGACCACGCGGCCGTTGTACGACAGCCAGAAGACGGCGGCGCCCCCGGTCGTCCGGCTGACGAGCGTGCACACCAAAGATGTGATTTATTTCCGTGCCGTTTGGGATGACCCGGATTCTGACGACGGTAAACTGTACTGGCAATTTGACGGTAAGTCGTGGCATCGGAAAATCAACAGCGATAAGATCGGTTTTCTATGGGATATCAAAGGATCGCTGCCCGGCTTCGCCAAACAGGGTTGCGGCGCGGTCTGCCATAATGAGGACCCGGCCCAACCGGATACATGGACCATGCGTGTCGCCCGCAAAGGGCCGTCCGACGTGCCGCTGGGCGACGCGTGGTTGTGGGCGCCGGGGGTAATGAATCTGGTGTCGGTCGTAGATGACGGGCTGATGGCCCCGTTGAATTTTAACACCCTGACCGGCGACCGTCCATCCGGGTTCATGCCATATTCCGTGCTCCGGTTCGACAACGGGGATGCCGGCACTAAGCAGTATTGGACCAGGAATCTGGAAAACCCCGCGGGCGACAACAAAGACAAGAAAGACGAGGCCCCGTCGTTCAAGCTAAACAACGGTCTGACCTTTGAGGATACACCCTTCCCACGGCAAGACCAGGTTGAGCCGATCACCGACTATTCAATCTTTAAAGCCGGCGATAAGGTGCCGCTGATTGAGTTCTTTGATTTGACGGCGAACTATAATCGCGGCAGGTTTCCGAACGGAAAACCGGAGGGCAGCCGTCTGGATATCTCCGGCCAGGGTGCCTGGACCAAAGGCGTTTATACCTTGGAGTTCGGTCGTAAGACGAACACCGGACACCTTGACGACGTCCAGTTCCAATCGGCGTTCAACAAAAACCTTTTGCCGGTTGGCGCCGTCGCGGTTTTCAACGACGCCAAGAAAGAACATTTCGTAACGGATCCTCTGACTTTGGTGTTGGAATGA
- a CDS encoding cytochrome c3 family protein, producing the protein MVEKGLLSCKYVAEVRHPVGAWLQLILFLLLTAVLATFLFVLIPFQALAAGPHGPFGATTEKCEKCHAMHTSATQTLLGRTTVMELCESCHSGGIGADTAVMQGAVMKPAEPGGEYVIAGTLLGGGFEGIGGATNTTSKHNLGEVAAPYGSNDMGATIELTCTSCHTPHEGPNYRLLRRRVGDAAADLSVTWNGPDQVEGGTEDNKYAEVDMEPAEPGVQHRTYNYRSGMSAWCSTCHSKYMTRSDDTPYNAGDNAGDKVRYRHAVDVPVMGRNNIYNPATTYDLPTDLPLQDVGGDGRTNEDTITCLTCHKAHGSNATMGTSIDSQASTRGSLPTDSMLLRLNDRQICQSACHKVVN; encoded by the coding sequence ATGGTCGAAAAAGGGCTTCTGAGCTGTAAATATGTTGCTGAAGTGAGGCACCCCGTGGGAGCCTGGCTTCAGCTCATTTTATTTCTCCTTCTAACGGCCGTTTTGGCCACTTTCTTGTTCGTTCTTATCCCATTTCAGGCATTGGCGGCGGGACCGCACGGACCTTTTGGCGCGACGACGGAAAAGTGCGAAAAGTGCCACGCCATGCATACTAGCGCGACGCAGACACTTCTAGGGAGAACAACCGTTATGGAGCTGTGCGAGTCGTGCCACTCCGGCGGCATCGGCGCCGACACGGCGGTCATGCAGGGAGCAGTGATGAAACCGGCGGAGCCGGGCGGCGAGTATGTTATCGCGGGCACCCTGCTCGGCGGCGGGTTTGAAGGCATCGGCGGCGCGACCAACACGACCAGCAAACATAATCTTGGTGAAGTGGCGGCGCCATACGGTAGTAACGACATGGGCGCTACCATCGAACTTACCTGCACCTCATGCCATACGCCGCATGAGGGACCAAACTACCGGCTGCTCAGGCGGCGAGTCGGCGACGCTGCCGCCGACCTCTCGGTGACCTGGAACGGACCGGATCAGGTTGAGGGCGGGACGGAGGACAACAAATACGCCGAGGTGGATATGGAGCCGGCCGAGCCGGGCGTTCAGCACCGCACCTATAACTACAGGTCAGGAATGTCGGCCTGGTGTTCGACCTGTCATTCGAAATACATGACCAGAAGCGATGACACGCCTTACAACGCGGGCGACAACGCCGGCGACAAGGTTAGGTACCGGCACGCCGTGGATGTGCCGGTCATGGGCCGCAATAACATTTACAATCCGGCGACGACCTATGATCTGCCGACCGACTTACCCTTGCAGGACGTCGGTGGCGACGGCCGGACGAACGAAGATACGATCACCTGCCTGACTTGTCACAAGGCGCACGGCAGCAACGCGACTATGGGCACAAGCATAGACTCGCAAGCTTCTACGCGGGGTTCGTTGCCAACGGATTCGATGCTTTTGAGATTGAACGACAGGCAGATCTGTCAGAGCGCCTGCCATAAGGTGGTAAACTGA
- a CDS encoding ethylbenzene dehydrogenase-related protein, protein MIRQKRVWLWLAVTVFVGLIGIWWIYKSSRSEFDHRPRSAASKTDNVGRARYMKAAPVVDGLIDPIWQTVPETTVRLTEGEGDVSLKFLYTKTSIFCLVRYPDSSHNYIDRPWVFKDSSWRQEGQSDSVVLFWNTGDSIIGFNERGFGMLTDGLKQDEHPWNIAIEGTSLDKRDAKWRGQRGDFWSTGLQLPYGKAEDWVFKEDMKRQAVRDWKPRILVQHDENKFGVPWVLNKNADRTRPSYAYKPGFDLTNNPYPVLADMVPIETAAAPSPGDTVPFIVYKSREARWGGSKDDIDGAETWQDGVWTVEMGRALDTGHADDARFTPGASTRYVFGILLRREGRRYEPTAPVELIFEPQN, encoded by the coding sequence GTGATCCGTCAAAAGCGTGTCTGGCTGTGGCTGGCGGTAACGGTCTTTGTCGGGCTTATAGGTATTTGGTGGATCTATAAAAGCAGCCGATCGGAGTTTGATCATCGGCCCAGGTCGGCAGCATCGAAAACGGATAATGTGGGGCGAGCCAGATATATGAAAGCGGCCCCGGTCGTGGATGGACTGATTGATCCTATCTGGCAAACGGTGCCTGAAACGACAGTCAGGTTAACGGAGGGCGAGGGCGACGTGAGCCTTAAGTTTTTATACACGAAGACGTCGATTTTCTGTTTGGTCAGGTATCCGGACAGTTCCCACAACTATATCGACAGACCTTGGGTGTTCAAGGACTCAAGTTGGCGGCAAGAGGGCCAATCGGATTCCGTGGTGTTGTTCTGGAATACCGGCGATTCGATTATCGGGTTTAATGAACGCGGTTTCGGTATGTTAACGGATGGGCTGAAACAAGACGAACACCCGTGGAATATCGCGATCGAAGGAACCAGTCTTGATAAAAGAGACGCCAAGTGGCGCGGGCAGCGAGGCGACTTCTGGTCAACGGGCTTACAGTTGCCCTACGGCAAGGCGGAGGATTGGGTGTTCAAAGAGGATATGAAACGACAAGCGGTGCGGGATTGGAAACCAAGGATCCTTGTCCAGCACGACGAGAACAAATTCGGGGTGCCATGGGTGCTGAATAAGAATGCCGATCGGACACGCCCGTCGTACGCATACAAACCGGGTTTCGACTTGACGAACAATCCTTATCCGGTTCTGGCCGACATGGTTCCCATTGAGACCGCCGCCGCGCCTTCTCCAGGCGATACCGTGCCTTTTATCGTGTATAAAAGCCGGGAGGCCCGCTGGGGAGGCAGCAAGGACGACATTGACGGGGCCGAAACATGGCAAGACGGCGTCTGGACCGTCGAGATGGGTCGCGCGCTGGATACCGGTCATGCGGATGACGCCCGGTTTACGCCCGGTGCGAGCACCCGGTACGTTTTCGGAATTCTGTTACGACGCGAGGGACGCCGGTATGAACCGACGGCGCCGGTAGAGTTGATTTTTGAGCCGCAAAATTAG
- a CDS encoding ethylbenzene dehydrogenase-related protein, with the protein MSDRRQWLAKVLTITAMIGTLAVLSVGCGNKTASSAARARTSEPRALTAVYIKTAPVMDGRQDEVWSKGVPVTLNLKGDAAVEPKQVTVRALYTDTEIFLLASYRDSTPLKLNRGWRYEGGRWVRGSYDDTLAFLWNMNDSIKDFNERGFNVVNAKPGVNDDVYDFKIIRTNEADEAAFAAQQGDLWSWCMVPEYYFRAGDFVFRAEPKIAGRTREITVQHDYRPNKAPWFKNEKTVNGIVLPKYMLKPGLTDTPWPYEDEVVEITDSTVFRDGDTAPAMIMKRDVKWGGSKDDVSAKATWTVENGWLVEFSRVLNTGWPDDVKFNAADREVRYTFGTIVRDGGNGYAYGEPVSLLFAGNK; encoded by the coding sequence ATGAGCGATAGAAGACAATGGCTGGCTAAAGTCCTGACGATTACCGCAATGATCGGCACGCTGGCCGTATTGAGCGTGGGATGCGGCAACAAGACCGCCTCGTCGGCCGCGCGAGCGAGAACATCCGAACCGCGTGCCCTGACGGCCGTCTATATTAAAACGGCGCCCGTTATGGACGGCCGGCAGGACGAGGTTTGGTCTAAGGGGGTTCCGGTCACTCTTAATCTAAAGGGAGACGCGGCGGTCGAGCCAAAGCAGGTGACGGTACGGGCCCTCTACACTGATACGGAGATATTTCTGTTAGCCTCATACAGGGATTCGACGCCTCTTAAACTCAACCGGGGCTGGCGGTACGAAGGCGGCCGATGGGTGCGCGGCAGTTACGATGACACGCTGGCGTTTCTTTGGAATATGAACGACAGTATCAAAGATTTCAACGAGCGGGGCTTCAATGTCGTCAACGCTAAGCCGGGCGTCAACGATGACGTATACGATTTCAAGATCATCCGGACAAACGAAGCGGACGAAGCGGCCTTCGCCGCGCAGCAAGGTGACCTGTGGTCATGGTGCATGGTGCCGGAGTACTACTTCCGGGCGGGAGACTTCGTATTCCGGGCGGAGCCAAAGATAGCGGGGCGGACGCGGGAGATTACTGTCCAGCATGACTACCGCCCGAACAAGGCGCCGTGGTTTAAGAACGAAAAAACGGTCAATGGCATAGTCTTGCCCAAGTATATGTTAAAGCCCGGCCTGACGGACACGCCGTGGCCGTACGAGGATGAAGTCGTCGAAATAACCGACTCCACGGTCTTCCGGGACGGGGATACCGCGCCGGCCATGATTATGAAGCGTGACGTGAAGTGGGGCGGCAGCAAGGATGACGTTAGCGCCAAGGCAACATGGACAGTCGAAAACGGTTGGCTGGTGGAATTCAGTCGGGTGCTGAATACCGGTTGGCCGGACGATGTCAAGTTCAATGCGGCTGACCGGGAGGTTCGATATACGTTCGGCACTATCGTCCGTGACGGCGGCAACGGTTACGCGTACGGGGAGCCCGTTTCATTGTTGTTTGCCGGGAACAAGTAA
- a CDS encoding ethylbenzene dehydrogenase-related protein encodes MTGPRHFTTITTTILILAILLFVGCGRTTNKNVKRQPRPQTHAVLKAAHIQTPPVIDGIADDRVWRKAPELTVPTAGGPAVTMRAVYDDTYFYFSATWTDQTNDSVDEVWNYDGQTWTKGTIDDALAFFWNIDDSIPGFTKEGCRAVCHQRTDGTAAMEIVGPAGAGRKWSGVNQKGDIWDISLGISNVRGSVNDYVFSIDPAFLKFPNSVPPRIFRRHDYFTERAPMDLNYATDPADGKKKPKYMLKPGLTVDTTPYPFIDQVEKIEDYGVFKAGDRQPYIIFFPFTAKWGGSRDDISGKGVWRDGRWTVEFKRSLDTGQTDDIQFKVKKGEIRYYVFDVAVFDRTITDHKYFGPISLEIKP; translated from the coding sequence ATGACCGGTCCGCGACATTTCACCACCATCACCACCACCATCTTGATTTTAGCGATTCTCCTGTTCGTGGGGTGCGGGCGTACGACGAATAAGAACGTAAAGCGACAACCGCGGCCTCAAACTCACGCCGTTCTCAAAGCCGCTCACATTCAGACTCCACCGGTCATAGACGGCATAGCCGACGACCGGGTTTGGCGGAAAGCCCCCGAGCTGACCGTCCCGACAGCGGGCGGTCCCGCGGTAACGATGCGGGCGGTTTACGACGACACTTACTTCTACTTCTCGGCGACCTGGACGGACCAGACCAACGACAGTGTCGACGAAGTCTGGAATTACGACGGACAGACCTGGACAAAGGGGACGATAGACGACGCTCTTGCGTTCTTCTGGAATATTGACGATTCGATTCCCGGTTTCACCAAGGAAGGTTGCCGGGCGGTATGCCATCAAAGGACCGACGGAACGGCCGCGATGGAGATCGTCGGGCCGGCCGGAGCCGGCCGTAAGTGGAGCGGCGTTAATCAAAAGGGAGATATCTGGGATATATCGCTAGGGATCAGTAACGTCCGCGGGTCAGTCAACGATTATGTCTTCAGCATCGACCCCGCCTTCTTGAAGTTCCCGAACAGCGTCCCGCCGCGCATCTTTCGCCGCCATGATTACTTCACGGAGCGCGCGCCGATGGATTTGAACTACGCCACGGATCCCGCCGATGGTAAGAAAAAGCCAAAGTATATGTTGAAACCGGGGCTGACGGTGGATACGACGCCCTATCCCTTTATCGATCAGGTGGAGAAGATAGAAGACTACGGCGTTTTCAAGGCCGGTGATCGCCAGCCCTATATCATCTTTTTTCCGTTTACCGCGAAATGGGGCGGGAGCCGGGACGATATCTCCGGCAAAGGTGTCTGGCGGGATGGTCGCTGGACTGTGGAATTCAAACGCAGCCTCGACACCGGTCAAACTGACGATATCCAGTTCAAGGTAAAGAAAGGTGAGATCAGATACTACGTGTTCGATGTCGCCGTCTTCGACCGCACCATAACGGATCACAAGTATTTCGGACCGATAAGTCTGGAAATCAAGCCTTAA
- a CDS encoding ethylbenzene dehydrogenase-related protein, which produces MVFTVSRRAWVIATIILGAIVAVGVAAYTIQWFLSRPPTVVARYVSKGPSIGGSKSDPLWNKATPQAVKIESAPDVVFQALYTKEKVFIRAVYEDATKDDVSQIWTYGNGAWTNGRAGDLLVLMFNINDSVKGFDERGSKVITLEPKTKRDVSPGGSLQLGWSFYINADKKDKTSLAQRADVWFMGVGVSNKLGQAVDEVFQINPMRSRSPYVLSTLIEVYPDALTGSWPVTINARDIHKLAPGQPRDMYRIGGTIETLPYPKVTDMIPITDYAGFKNGDNLPFIIFKGESWRGSVGDIEAHARWEKGRWTVEMARKLDTRHGDDIVFKPDPSGTVWYYFSPLVRTDGQRVRQGPSAILEFEPAPR; this is translated from the coding sequence ATGGTCTTTACCGTCTCCAGGCGCGCTTGGGTGATTGCGACGATTATCCTGGGCGCAATAGTCGCCGTCGGCGTCGCCGCTTACACTATCCAGTGGTTTCTTTCCAGACCGCCGACCGTTGTCGCGCGTTATGTAAGTAAAGGGCCGTCCATCGGCGGGAGCAAGTCCGACCCGCTCTGGAACAAAGCCACTCCCCAGGCGGTGAAGATCGAGAGCGCGCCGGACGTGGTTTTCCAGGCCTTATACACGAAAGAAAAGGTCTTTATCCGGGCCGTTTACGAAGACGCGACAAAAGACGATGTCTCCCAAATATGGACCTACGGAAATGGCGCCTGGACTAACGGCCGCGCCGGCGACTTGTTGGTGCTGATGTTCAACATTAACGATTCGGTCAAGGGGTTCGACGAGCGCGGTTCCAAGGTGATTACGCTGGAGCCGAAGACAAAACGCGATGTCAGCCCAGGCGGATCGTTGCAGCTCGGCTGGTCCTTCTATATCAACGCCGACAAGAAAGATAAAACGTCGCTTGCACAGCGGGCCGATGTCTGGTTCATGGGCGTGGGCGTTTCCAATAAGCTGGGACAAGCGGTAGATGAGGTGTTCCAGATCAACCCGATGCGCAGCCGATCGCCTTACGTGTTGTCGACGTTGATCGAGGTATATCCCGACGCGTTGACGGGGTCCTGGCCTGTCACCATCAACGCCCGTGATATCCATAAACTGGCGCCCGGCCAGCCGCGGGATATGTATCGGATTGGGGGGACGATTGAAACGTTGCCGTATCCTAAGGTCACGGACATGATACCGATTACGGACTATGCCGGGTTTAAAAACGGCGATAACCTTCCTTTCATTATCTTTAAAGGCGAGAGCTGGCGAGGCAGCGTTGGTGACATAGAGGCTCACGCCAGATGGGAAAAAGGCCGGTGGACGGTCGAAATGGCGCGTAAGCTTGATACGCGGCATGGCGACGATATCGTTTTTAAACCCGATCCGTCCGGGACAGTCTGGTATTACTTCAGTCCATTGGTAAGGACCGACGGTCAGCGGGTCAGACAAGGCCCGAGCGCCATCCTGGAATTCGAACCGGCCCCGCGTTAG